Proteins co-encoded in one Brassica oleracea var. oleracea cultivar TO1000 chromosome C4, BOL, whole genome shotgun sequence genomic window:
- the LOC106338895 gene encoding uncharacterized protein At3g43530-like yields MPDEPNLKLQGMWMLLLRIVPLHESEDTAWFAVNGVPIRYSMREHALISGLDCHDYPAKYKKIGSFAFVDRHFKSHKEITMIFVREKLLSMSVCGDRLRMAVLYFLGTIIRGKGRYNAPFDPFILRVVNDVEVCKTFPWGRLTFEDALRSITRVMKHLKGKPKSNVNFPGFIIPFEILAFECIPALKARFREGVDSCMSKCPRMCKKRFQSNSMKGYPLEDLYDTLREIKVIDSVLVPTVDKEPLMARIMAGEPDYENEEGVSNLWSTWLTVKEKSIFWQELYELDVAAREFPQKKDKRKVHEEASSSNTSLEDVLKGFEERLMTCLSEVNGKVEKMNKRLGKFETCQKAKKVETLDERIDGIEKEMKEMKEKEEDNENNEGFDYQGMDYDWGGQRNDRNGVDATTKEPEDADMVENTEVVEEKKSEEEAQKDDRESEEEAQKDVRGSEEEREPGPEAVAEEDKEKEDEKVENEKISEKEPDEVQDEVEMNEANEIEEEVETKARVEVETEKTPTPPRGRTKAAAARRKVLTTPEKLFEKDEKMVEEEVEEPEEEAEEMVEDEVEEPEKETEKYTEEEKQEWYMVVYEGSICETKEADKGAAKPFGTGVKHRTKQMALRKQAPKPRGRPRKFTQPKKFTTP; encoded by the exons ATGCCCGATGAACCAAACTTGAAGCTGCAGGGTATGTGGATGCTTCTACTGCGCATTGTTCCTTTACACGAGTCAGAGGACACAGCTTGGTTTGCTGTTAATGGAGTGCCCATTCGGTATTCAATGAGAGAGCATGCTCTCATCTCGGGATTGGACTGCCATGACTACCCGGCTAAGTATAAGAAGATTGGAAGCTTTGCGTTTGTAGACAGGCATTTCAAATCACATAAGGAGATCACGATGATATTTGTGAGAGAGAAGTTGTTGAGTATGAGTGTGTGTGGGGATCGACTCAGGATGGCAGTGCTTTACTTCTTAGGCACGATTATCAGAGGGAAGGGAAGGTATAATGCCCCTTTTGACCCTTTCATATTAAGAGTCGTTAACGATGTGGAGGTTTGTAAAACCTTTCCTTGGGGTCGCTTGACGTTTGAAGATGCTCTCCGGTCCATCACTCGCGTGATGAAGCATCTGAAAGGGAAACCTAAGAGTAATGTCAACTTTCCCGGGTTCATAATTCCTTTTGAA ATCCTGGCATTTGAGTGTATTCCAGCTCTGAAAGCACGATTTAGAGAAGGTGTAGATAGCTGTATGAGTAAGTGTCCGAGGATGTGTAAAAAGCGGTTCCAAAGTAACAGCATGAAGGGTTATCCTCTTGAGGATTTGTACGACACACTTCGAGAAATTAAG GTTATTGATAGTGTTCTTGTTCCTACTGTTGATAAGGAACCTCTCATGGCACGCATAATGGCTGGGGAGCCAGACTATGAAAATGAAGAAGGCGTGAGTAATTTGTGGAGCACATGGTTGACTGTTAAGGAGAAGTCTATCTTTTGGCAAGAACTCTATGAGTTAGATGTGGCTGCAAGGGAGTTTCCTCAGAAGAAAGACAAAAGAAAAGTGCATGAAGAAGCATCCTCCTCTAATACAAGTTTGGAGGACGTTTTGAAAGGGTTTGAAGAGAGGTTGATGACATGTTTGAGTGAAGTGAATGGGAAGGTGGAGAAAATGAACAAGAGGCTTGGGAAATTTGAAACTTGCCAA AAGGCCAAGAAGGTGGAGACATTGGACGAGAGAATTGATGGCATTGAGAAAGAAATGAAGGAAATGAAAGAGAAGGAGGAGGATAACGAGAACAATGAGGGTTTCGACTACCAAGGGATGGATTATGACTGGGGTGGGCAGCGGAATGACCGCAATGGAGTGGACGCAACAACTAAAGAACCTGAAGATGCAGATATGGTTGAAAATACAGAGGTGGTAGAAGAGAAAAAAAGTGAAGAAGAGGCTCAGAAGGACGATAGAG AGAGTGAAGAAGAGGCTCAGAAGGACGTTAGAGGTTCTGAGGAAGAGAGAGAACCTGGACCTGAAGCAGTTGCTGAAGAAGACAAAGAAAAAGAGGATGAAAAAGTTGAGAATGAAAAAATATCTGAGAAAGAACCTGATGAGGTTCAAGATGAGGTTGAGATGAATGAAGCCAATGAGATTGAAGAAGAGGTTGAAACAAAGGCTCGGGTTGAAGTTGAAACCGAGAAAACTCCTACACCACCACGTGGTAGGACTAAGGCAGCAGCCGCGAGGAGAAAAGTCCTTACAACACCAGAGAAGTTGTTCGAAAAGGATGAAAAAATGGTGGAGGAAGAGGTGGAAGAACCTGAGGAAGAGGCTGAAGAAATGGTGGAGGATGAGGTGGAAGAACCCGAGAAAGAGACTGAAAAATATACTGAGGAAGAAAAGCAAGAGTGGTACATGGTTGTCTACGAAGGCAGTATTTGTGAAACGAAGGAAGCTGACAAGGGAGCAGCCAAGCCTTTTGGAACTGGGGTCAAGCATAGGACAAAGCAAATGGCGTTGAGGAAGCAGGCTCCTAAGCCGAGGGGTAGACCGAGAAAGTTTACTCAACCAAAGAAGTTCACAACGCCATAA